In Neoarius graeffei isolate fNeoGra1 chromosome 9, fNeoGra1.pri, whole genome shotgun sequence, one genomic interval encodes:
- the LOC132892098 gene encoding inhibitor of growth protein 1-like — MLNPAANGDSVPVLCSYAEEYLELVESLPLDLQRGVSLMREIDAKYQEILKELNDVYEKHKQETDPFQRRRLLQHVQRSLIRTQELGDEKIQIAGQMVELVENRTRQFEWQVELFQACQSSPESTVSVGSAASPAVTTVNLTPLSTPLMSLGKTGTDRKREEIPGSGDKVSGKRSRRQKSGSENRDNSNCGLEHSNDTVSVITPKEKKARTSSTSSTKKKKRSKAKQEREASPTDLPIDPNEPTYCLCEQVSYGEMICCDNDKCPIEWFHFSCVDLHHKPKGKWYCPKCRGDNEKTMDKTLERAKKERAYSR, encoded by the exons ATGTTAAACCCTGCTGCTAACGGGGACTCGGTGCCTGTGCTCTGCAGCTATGCGGAGGAGTACCTGGAGCTGGTCGAGTCTTTACCGCTGGACCTGCAGAGAGGGGTTTCTCTCATGAGGGAGATAGATGCAAAATATCAAG AGATCCTGAAGGAGCTGAATGACGTTTATgagaagcacaagcaggaaacGGATCCTTTCCAGCGACGGCGTCTCCTCCAGCACGTTCAGCGCTCTCTGATCCGTACTCAAGAGTTGGGAGATGAAAAGATCCAGATCGCGGGACAGATGGTGGAGCTGGTGGAGAACCGCACTCGTCAGTTCGAGTGGCAGGTGGAGCTTTTCCAGGCTTGTCAGAGTTCCCCAGAGAGCACCGTGTCCGTTGGGAGCGCCGCTTCCCCTGCTGTGACGACTGTAAACCTGACACCACTGTCTACGCCGCTTATGTCTCTGGGCAAAACGGGGACAGACAGAAAGCGGGAGGAAATACCAGGGTCGGGGGATAAGGTGAGCGGGAAGCGTTCGCGGAGACAAAAGAGTGGCTCTGAAAATCGGGACAACTCCAATTGTGGTTTGGAGCACAGCAACGACACTGTGAGCGTCATCACCCCAAAAGAGAAGAAGGCCAGGACGTCGTCGACATCGTCGACGAAAAAGAAAAAGAGGTCCAAAGCGAAGCAGGAGAGAGAAGCGTCTCCGACAGACCTCCCCATCGACCCGAACGAACCCACGTACTGCCTGTGTGAGCAGGTTTCGTATGGAGAGATGATCTGCTGTGACAACGACAAGTGCCCCATCGAGTGGTTCCACTTCTCCTGCGTCGACCTGCACCACAAGCCCAAGGGAAAGTGGTACTGTCCGAAATGCAGAGGGGACAACGAGAAGACAATGGACAAAACCCTCGAGAGGGCAAAAAAGGAAAGGGCTTATAGTaggtag
- the LOC132892099 gene encoding ubiquitin-conjugating enzyme E2 A-like isoform X2 translates to MRVTVLQEDPPAGVSGAPSENNIMVWNAVIFGPEGTPFEDGTFKLTVEFTEEYPNKPPTVRFVSKMFHPNVYADGSICLDILQNRWSPTYDVSSILTSIQSLLDEPNPNSPANSQAAQLYQENKREYEKRVSAIVEQSWRDS, encoded by the exons ATGCGTGTTACAGT gctGCAGGAGGATCCTCCAGCTGGTGTGAGTGGAGCTCCATCTGAGAACAACATCATGGTGTGGAACGCTGTCATATTTGG CCCTGAGGGAACACCCTTTGAAGATG gtacatTCAAGTTAACGGTGGAGTTTACAGAAGAATATCCAAACAAACCTCCAACTGTGAGATTTGTCTCCAAGATGTTCCACCCGAACG tGTATGCAGATGGAAGTATTTGCCTGGACATCCTCCAGAATCGTTGGAGTCCGACGTATGACGTGTCTTCAATCCTGACCTCTATTCAG TCTCTTCTCGACGAGCCGAACCCCAACAGTCCAGCCAACAGCCAGGCGGCTCAGCTGTACCAGGAGAACAAGCGCGAGTACGAGAAGCGGGTGTCGGCCATCGTGGAGCAGAGCTGGAGAGACAGCTGA
- the LOC132892099 gene encoding ubiquitin-conjugating enzyme E2 A-like isoform X1 yields MSTPARRRLMRDFKRLQEDPPAGVSGAPSENNIMVWNAVIFGPEGTPFEDGTFKLTVEFTEEYPNKPPTVRFVSKMFHPNVYADGSICLDILQNRWSPTYDVSSILTSIQSLLDEPNPNSPANSQAAQLYQENKREYEKRVSAIVEQSWRDS; encoded by the exons ATGTCCACTCCTGCCCGACGGCGGCTGATGCGGGATTTTAAACG gctGCAGGAGGATCCTCCAGCTGGTGTGAGTGGAGCTCCATCTGAGAACAACATCATGGTGTGGAACGCTGTCATATTTGG CCCTGAGGGAACACCCTTTGAAGATG gtacatTCAAGTTAACGGTGGAGTTTACAGAAGAATATCCAAACAAACCTCCAACTGTGAGATTTGTCTCCAAGATGTTCCACCCGAACG tGTATGCAGATGGAAGTATTTGCCTGGACATCCTCCAGAATCGTTGGAGTCCGACGTATGACGTGTCTTCAATCCTGACCTCTATTCAG TCTCTTCTCGACGAGCCGAACCCCAACAGTCCAGCCAACAGCCAGGCGGCTCAGCTGTACCAGGAGAACAAGCGCGAGTACGAGAAGCGGGTGTCGGCCATCGTGGAGCAGAGCTGGAGAGACAGCTGA